One Glycine max cultivar Williams 82 chromosome 1, Glycine_max_v4.0, whole genome shotgun sequence genomic window, ggagttTGTTGGGTTTGAGGAGTTGGGCTGGTTTTTAAATGGTGGAGTAAACAGGGAGACAACCCATCATCCAAAAATTCATATGAATGATTTGTTGGAGTGTGCAACTTAGCAAACAAAAACTGGGATTCATCAAAGATTACATGATGActcattatgattttttatgagGACAAATCATAGCATTTGTAGCCATGATGATTAGATGGGTAACCCAAAAAAACACACGGGGTGGATCGGGCTTGAAGCTTAGTTATAGTGGTGGAGGGAAAGAAGGGATAGCATAAGCATTTGAACACCAGaagaagagaaataaagaattttGAGTGGGGATTGATAGGCTAAACATTTTCTTGGAAGAATATTTAGAAGGTATGTTGTTATTTGTAATGCGTGATTCCAAAATGATGGTGGTAAACAAGCATGGGCAAGTAGAGTACGGATAATGTTGTTAATggttcatatttttctttcggCTTTTCCATTTTGTGATGAAGTATGTGGACATGAAAGGCGGAAAGATAAACTATTAGCTTTACAAAATTCCCAAAACGGCTTATTATCAAATTCCCTACCATTATCACGTTGAATGTTCTTTATTTCCCATTCAATGTGGATGAAGGATCTAAATGATAGGAATGTGGAAAAAACATGAGACTTGTTAGACAAAGGAAATGTCCACAAAAAATTAGAGTAATCATCTaacaaaagaatataatatttatggCCTGAAGAGCTCAAAACGGGAAATGTCCAAAGATCACTATGGATAATATCAAAAGGCATAAAAGTGCATGAATTTGAAGCAACAAAAGGTAATTTAACATGTTTTCCAAGCGGGCAAAATGACAAACATGAGAATTAGTAGTCTTATTACATTCAATAGATTTATTTAGCCTAGAGAGTAAAAAACAGTGGCTCCTAGATGACCCAATCGTTCATGCCATAAAGATGGTGCTAAAGATGCAAAAGTTGATGGTAATATGACTTGATTTATGGTGGTTTTGGTGGTAATGGGATAAAGCTCGCCCCGATTATCATATCTCATTAGATGTTTCCCCGTTTGAAGATCCTTCATAGAAAACCCAAAGGGATCAAATTCAACAGAAATGAAGTTATCAGTAGTAAATTTTCTAACTGACACTAAGTTTTTAATAAGTTGggagcatgaaggacatgtttTAGAGATAAAGGAGGGTTCGGGGAAGACAAGTTTGTGTGACCATAACCATAAATTAGAATTGAATGATTATTTCTGACAATTATACCACGATTATTATtgcttaaattaaaataagacaaGAGATTACCTTGTGAGGATGTCATGTGAGAGGTGGCACCGGTGTCCATATACCAGTTTGGGTCCGAAGGAGTAAGCCTAAGTGTGTGCATTGTCTGCTCAATGTCGTGTAGGAGTTGTAGCAGAAAAGGCCTGCTAAGGTCTGGGCCCAATAACCCTTGCTACTTGGTAAGGTGGTGTTGTTGAGCATTGGGCCTGGCTCAATGAGCAGATGGGTATGGACATGGAGAGATAGCCTAAGGAATCCATTACCAAGGCCACTATCTACTATTTCAACCTCCTTGCCAAGGTTGCTGCTAGTCGCCACCACGGCCAATGCTGCTACCATTGTCGTCACCACCGCGGTTGTGACCCTTGTTGTTACGATTGTTACAATTTGGAGGGTAGTTGTCTTTAGAAGAGGGTGCATCAACCGACTCCCTAGCCATCATTGTTGCACCAAAATTAGTAGCCGCTTGTTTTTCCATGCCCGCCTTCTACAATGTAAGCATAGATCGGGCTTGTTAGAATTGAGGAAGCGGGTTGCTTTGTCGTATGAGTGTTCCAACTCCCTGATAGGCTTCGATGAGACCCGCGACCATTTGAAGAATGAGACGGTTATTCAAGACCGATGCTCCGACGTTCTTGAGTTGATCCAATAGTTCTTTGATTCGTTGACAATACACAGAGGCATTCAGGAAATCCTTCATGTTTGTGTGAGAAAATTCTCGCTCAAGGGCTATGACACATGCATTTTTGTTATCTTGGAAGAGCTCACACAATCGATTCCAAGCCTCCATTGCCATTGAGTCAGGTTCAAGAATTTTGTGCAACAAGTCACTAGAAATCGTGGCATAAATCCACTGGAGAACCATTGCATCGAGTGTCAACCATAGCTCCTTTTCATCATCGGTGGTTGGCACCTTCTCCTTGCCTTTTTTGGTGAGATGATGTGGTGGATAACCTTGTGTGATTGACAATGAATTTTGAAGAGCTCTGTCCACATCGCGCATTGGGCGTTCTCCATCTCAAGAGTTATGAAGATGTGGGTCTTGGTGTTTGAAACAGCAAGAGCATGATGAAAAGATGATTTTGAGTCAGACATAGTGGTTGACGGAGGAAAAAAATGGGGTGTGGCAAAGCAACAATAGGCACAACAAAAGCTGGAAGGATAGGAAACAAGCCTAGGTCTGTGATACCATGAAGGAAAATGATTTCGTGTTGATTTCATTGACTAATTAGAATTATATACATCATTACAAGATCAATACTAGGTTGTGATTAAGCTGATTAAGCTATAGTTACATAAGCTTTAATTACGAAAGCTAATTATGCACTTGGCTAATACAAGATTATCGATATATTTATGTTAATGCTAACATTATTGATTGAAATGAAATTGATGAAGACTTATATAAGAAAGTCTTGTGTGGGCCTTGTGAGTTTTTGTAATTAGGCATCACTTTGACAAATCATGAGAGGGTAAACTTGGTAGGATGAGATTGAGAAAAGCCTTGAGTGCAATTGTTCATATCCAAATGAGGAATTAGAGCTTAATTTTATCAATGTCAATGTAGCCATTAGAACTTTTCCCCTTGATTTTGCTTTAGTCTCTAAGTACTCTGAGGAATACACTTGCATAGAAATGATCAAAGCCTTGTTTCTTTTGTATAGCTATTAGTCAAAAATCTAATATGTCATGATGACCATTGCTTAACCCCTTAGAGCTTGtgaattaattctttttatcttAACCTTTTTgtgctaaaataaaaaaatcaatcgggtAAACTTTACCTTGAAGAAAAGAAGAGCACTAAAATATGGTCCAAAGTAGGTTTGGGGGAGGAGAACAATAAAAGAATAGTAGGTTTGGTTTAATGAGctcaattagaataaaaaaagtgaagcaagtgcttttgtaaattcaataaaaagaaaagaaaaattgaaagttGGAGCATGGTGTCTAGTGTTAAGACGTACTACTGCTCTTTGGACTATCATGGGTTCCTTTTTCATATCCTAAAAATCCAACTTTCCTTTGTAGTCAGGTCCCATTACAACCCAAATGAAGTCCCTAGTGAATCGTGTAGGtgtattttgtgattttgcttGGTGAGATAAAGAGCAAGGTTAGGTTGCACAGTTTGAAGATTCATCTTGAGTGAAACACTCACCTTCTTGAATGAGTTCTTAAGTGTTAAAACATTAACTGAAAGAGGAACTCGTGTTCTTGGCTAATCCTATAGCTTTAAGTGTCTTGTTTCCTTTATCTCTGTGTTTTCATTGTGCAGCTTAGGAAAAAATGCACTTAAGATTTTCAAGAGGTTTGCTAAGGTTGAAGTTTATATTGTTTCAAGTAATATTTCTTGTTGgttgagaaaataaatttaaatttttgcacaagttaaataaaagaataagaatGCTTGAGGGCAATCATAAATTAGTTTAGGTTTAAGGGAATTTTGTTAGTGGTAAAATTATGTTTAGTATATGTGTTAATCGTTGACCATGAAGATGCCACCGCACTACGACAGCAACTTCAAGGGGCAAAGGAATTTGAACACATTGATATACATGCATGGTGAGTGTAACGACCCACCTTGTCGCTATGATATCACTACTCTAAATcgcttaaatttcaattttaaatgaaaattccgttaatttgcttatgaaaaacgAAAGTAAATTTTTCGCGATATACGTTTACCAAGCAATGCACAaatacttaaatgaatatatatagatatattaacTCGGTACATATCATTCACATGACTGAAAGGAAAATAGgcagtaagtgtcgaggtcaccctatcgtgcacaggcaactcccTTCCATAGTGATCAGCCTGAGtcacaagggagttccaaatcgagtgacatgccctcaagtacaagtattttctCTCATAGAAAACTATAAGAACTTACTGATAAGGTTTCTACTATCTCCTTGCAGTATGAAGTATGacacatgggcaccatcaatgcactgctcgtggataattaaagattctaagccaccCTTTCACTCCAGAGATGCTtgaactctttaaccactctatttccctcATTAGGGATATCCAACTTGGTCACTTCAcaccccatgtacatacacaacatgcatcatcataatgacattatcaacattgtcagaccctaatttttTTCGGGGCgatcatttgcaaacatttTGATTCTTGCCCACCGAATTGAGTTGCTTAACACCAGTTGTCGAGCAATCCGAAAGGTTTTTCGATGTTTCGGGAAAGAATACGCAAAATACCCAAAaagtgtggaagcaatgtcttccaagattattttgatgatgctaaagaatcaagagttaagtaagttccaaagaatcaggagtcaaaaagctttAAGAATCAAGTCTCAAAGActtaagattcaagaacaattaagtttcaagattcaagattcaagaacaatcaagatcaagattcaagactcaagattcaagagaagttgatttcaagattcaagagaagaaatcgagAAGCAACAGTCAAGACTTCATAAGGgaagtatttttcaaaaatccaaacatagcacaattttgttttacaaaagagttttctcaaaaaatttctaagttaccagagtatttactctctggtaatagattaccagtttcatgtaatcgattaccaatgatcaaatttgatttcaaaatgtttttaactgATTTGCAACGtcccaaaatatttttcaaatagtgtaatcgaatacactatattggtaatcgattaccagtgtatctgaacgttggaatccaaatccaattgtgaagagtcacaaattttcataaaatgcattgtgtaatcgattacatgattatggtaatcgattaccagtgataacttttgaataaaaagtcaaaagttgtaa contains:
- the LOC102659812 gene encoding uncharacterized protein — its product is MRDVDRALQNSLSITQGYPPHHLTKKGKEKVPTTDDEKELWLTLDAMVLQWIYATISSDLLHKILEPDSMAMEAWNRLCELFQDNKNACVIALEREFSHTNMKDFLNASVYCQRIKELLDQLKNVGASVLNNRLILQMVAGLIEAYQGVGTLIRQSNPLPQF